In Salvelinus namaycush isolate Seneca chromosome 37, SaNama_1.0, whole genome shotgun sequence, the following are encoded in one genomic region:
- the LOC120031461 gene encoding pyruvate dehydrogenase [acetyl-transferring]-phosphatase 1, mitochondrial-like, translated as MPVTSQLFRGFPRAKLWGSSLFPCQRQLPCCPTSHRPTLSQPHPIWPTAMPVRGYRRSPDLHSYNLTPPQVNSILKANEYSFKVPEFDGKNVSSVMGFDSNQLPANAPIEDRRSAATCLQTRGMLLGVFDGHAGCACAQALSERLFYYVAMSLMPHETLCELESAVEAGRPLSPILQWHKHPNDYFTREAQTMYFNSLRTYWQELIDLSSPGESLGPREALLSAFKRLDSDLSLEAQVGDANSFLHYWVLRVAFSGATACIAHIDGSDLYVANTGDGRAVLGVQEEDGSFSAHTLSNDHNAQNENEVARIQEEHPPSEKKTVVRQDRLLGLLMPFRAFGDVKFKWSIDLQRGVLESGPDQLHDNEHTKFIPPNYHTPPYLTAEPEITHHRLRPQDRFLVLGTDGLWETLHRQEVVRIVGEYLTGVHQRQPLTVGGYHVTLGQMQGLLAERKARASLAFQDQNAATHLIRHAVGNNEFGAVDHETLSKMLSLPEELARMYRDDITIIITQFNPHVVGHQRQGGES; from the exons ATGCCCGTGACATCACAGCTGTTCCGAGGCTTCCCTCGGGCGAAGCTCTGGGGTTCCTCCCTGTTCCCATGCCAACGCCAGCTCCCCTGCTGCCCCACCTCCCACCGGCCCACCTTGTCGCAGCCCCACCCCATATGGCCGACAGCCATGCCCGTGCGTGGCTATAGGAGGAGCCCTGACCTCCACAGCTACAATCTCACCCCCCCACAGGTCAACTCAATCCTCAAAGCCAACGAGTACAGCTTCAAG GTTCCGGAGTTTGATGGTAAGAATGTGTCGTCGGTGATGGGGTTCGACAGTAACCAGCTGCCTGCCAACGCACCCATCGAGGACCGGCGCAGCGCTGCCACCTGTCTGCAGACGCGGGGGATGCTGCTGGGAGTGTTCGACGGCCATGCGGGCTGTGCCTGTGCACAG GCGCTGAGTGAGAGGTTGTTCTACTACGTAGCCATGTCCTTGATGCCCCATGAGACCCTGTGTGAGCTGGAGTCGGCAGTAGAGGCTGGCAGACCCCTCAGCCCCATCCTGCAGTGGCACAAACACCCCAACGACTACTTCACCAGGGAGGCACAGACTATGTACTTCAACAGCCTCAGAACCTACTGGCAGGAACTCATAGACCtcagcag TCCAGGGGAGAGCCTAGGGCCCAGAGAGGCGTTGCTGAGTGCCTTTAAGAGACTGGACAGTGACCTGTCTCTGGAGGCTCAG gtgggagatgCCAATTCCTTCCTCCACTACTGGGTTCTGAGAGTGGCCTTCTCTGGAGCGACTGCCTGCATAGCTCACATCGATGGATCCGACCT GTATGTAGCGAACACGGGCGACGGCCGGGCGGTGCTGGGGGTCCAGGAGGAGGACGGCTCGTTCAGCGCTCACACGCTCTCCAACGACCACAACGCCCAGAATGAGAACGAGGTGGCCCGCATCCAGGAGGAGCACCCGCCCTCTGAGAAGAAGACTGTCGTACGACAG gaCCGGTTGTTGGGCCTGCTGATGCCGTTCCGTGCGTTTGGAGATGTGAAGTTCAAGTGGAGCATTGACTTGCAGCGAGGTGTGTTGGAGTCAGGACCAGACCAGCTCCATGACAACGAACACACCAAGTTCATCCCCCCCAATTACCACACCCCTCCCTACCTCACGGCCGAGCCTGAGATCACACACCACCGCCTCCGACCTCAGGACCGCTTCCTG GTGCTGGGTACAGACGGGCTGTGGGAGACGCTCCACCGACAGGAGGTGGTCCGGATCGTAGGGGAGTATCTAACGGGGGTCCACCAGCGCCAGCCCCTCACCGTGGGGGGTTACCATGTCACCCTGGGACAGATGCAGGGGCTGCTGGCTGAGAGGAAGGCCCGTGCCTCCTTGGCGTTCCAGGACCAGAACGCTGCCACCCACCTGATTCGCCACGCAGTGGGCAACAATGAGTTTGGAGCAGTGGACCACGAGACGCTGTCCAAGATGCTGTCTCTGCCTGAGGAACTGGCCCGCATGTACCGTGAcgacatcaccatcatcatcacacagTTCAACCCACACGTGGTTGGACACCAGCGCCAAGGGGGGGAGTCCTGA